Proteins found in one Methylobacter sp. S3L5C genomic segment:
- a CDS encoding ABC transporter ATP-binding protein, translating to MTDIAIKVEQLSKCYQIYDNPRDRLKQFVLPRLQRLAGQAPKQYFREFWALKDLSFEVKKGETVGIIGRNGSGKSTLLQMICGTLNPTSGSVQTKGRVAALLELGSGFNPEFTGRENVYMNASVLGLSNQEIDARFADIVAFADIGEFIEQPVKTYSSGMMVRLAFAVIAHVDADILVVDEALAVGDAVFIQKCMRFIRHFQEHGSLIFVSHDTASVQSLCESGIWLNNGRMEAIGTAKRVSEAYLQYTLQEIYGEESVLTSIEPRVIDDATDSDKEAAQIIDYGVVATVRDNVDAASGWKSGQAAIVAVSLTRLSPGQEGVFEGGEHVRMTVHAKASKSLQNPILGFLVRDRLGQDLFGENTLAFTHLKPAPIAAGRLFEGIFEFKLPMLPNGQYAVMVSVADGDIHEHIQHHWMHDALIITVLSSKVRYGIIGLSFERVELAVINE from the coding sequence ATGACTGACATCGCCATAAAAGTTGAACAACTCAGTAAATGCTACCAAATTTATGATAATCCGCGTGACCGGCTGAAGCAGTTTGTGCTACCGCGTTTGCAACGTTTGGCAGGGCAAGCGCCAAAACAATATTTTCGTGAATTTTGGGCGCTTAAAGACCTTTCTTTTGAAGTCAAAAAAGGTGAAACCGTTGGTATTATCGGGCGCAATGGTAGTGGTAAATCCACCTTGCTGCAAATGATCTGCGGTACGCTCAACCCAACCAGTGGTAGCGTTCAAACCAAAGGGCGGGTGGCGGCTTTATTGGAGCTCGGTTCCGGTTTTAATCCTGAATTTACCGGGCGCGAGAATGTGTATATGAATGCCTCTGTGCTGGGTTTAAGCAATCAAGAAATTGACGCACGTTTCGCTGATATTGTTGCTTTTGCTGATATCGGTGAATTTATCGAGCAACCGGTGAAAACTTATTCCAGTGGTATGATGGTACGGCTGGCTTTTGCTGTTATTGCCCATGTGGATGCCGATATTTTGGTGGTGGATGAAGCGCTGGCGGTCGGTGATGCCGTGTTTATACAAAAATGTATGCGTTTTATTCGCCATTTTCAGGAACATGGTTCGCTGATTTTTGTCAGTCACGATACCGCCTCGGTGCAGAGCCTGTGCGAGTCCGGCATCTGGCTTAATAATGGTAGAATGGAAGCTATCGGTACGGCAAAGCGCGTTTCTGAAGCCTACTTGCAGTATACGTTGCAGGAGATCTACGGTGAGGAGTCAGTGCTGACCTCAATAGAACCTCGTGTAATTGATGATGCAACCGATTCAGATAAAGAAGCTGCACAGATAATCGACTATGGTGTTGTTGCTACAGTAAGAGACAATGTTGATGCAGCGAGTGGCTGGAAAAGTGGCCAGGCGGCTATCGTTGCTGTTTCGCTTACACGACTGTCGCCTGGTCAGGAAGGTGTCTTTGAAGGTGGTGAGCACGTTCGCATGACCGTACACGCCAAAGCGAGTAAATCCTTGCAAAACCCGATTCTGGGGTTTTTAGTGCGGGATCGTTTGGGGCAGGATTTATTCGGCGAAAACACCCTGGCTTTTACGCATCTTAAGCCTGCCCCGATAGCAGCAGGTAGGTTATTCGAGGGTATCTTTGAATTTAAATTACCCATGCTTCCTAATGGGCAGTATGCTGTTATGGTCTCTGTTGCGGATGGTGATATTCATGAGCATATACAGCATCATTGGATGCATGATGCACTGATAATT
- a CDS encoding glycosyltransferase family 2 protein, with amino-acid sequence MKNEHVQLEADNAPAVAILMGTYNGGKYIAEQLDSICRQTFKNWKIIISDDGSIDNTLDIIRDYQKKTGSDRIILKQGPSTGFADNFMALASDSDIKADYYFFSDQDDIWLPDKLERAVNCLKVTNANKPSLYGSSTLLGDEHGVIYEKSHIYLFPKNFRNAIVQCVVGGNSLAFNQAFKNIIEQISPVKVVSHDWWMYQLITAIDGYFYYDEEPTLIYRQHPQAVVGANTSMVSRINRVSMVLKGRFKNWNDINILALDRIRHLMSTEAVETLHYFKLARTAKSFKDRVRLLNISGVFRQSRQGTVSLFIAVIIQKI; translated from the coding sequence ATGAAGAATGAGCACGTTCAGCTTGAGGCGGATAATGCGCCTGCTGTTGCAATCCTCATGGGGACATATAATGGCGGGAAGTATATAGCTGAACAGCTTGATTCAATTTGCAGGCAGACCTTCAAAAATTGGAAAATCATTATCAGTGATGATGGCTCCATTGACAATACGCTGGATATTATTAGAGATTACCAGAAAAAAACAGGTTCTGATCGCATTATCTTAAAGCAAGGACCATCAACTGGTTTTGCTGATAATTTTATGGCTTTGGCCAGTGATTCTGACATAAAAGCCGATTATTATTTTTTCTCCGATCAAGACGATATTTGGTTACCCGATAAATTGGAACGGGCTGTTAACTGTCTAAAAGTGACCAATGCCAACAAGCCATCATTGTACGGCAGCAGCACCTTGCTTGGCGATGAGCATGGCGTAATTTACGAGAAGTCTCATATTTACCTTTTCCCCAAGAATTTCAGAAATGCAATTGTTCAATGTGTTGTAGGGGGTAATTCTTTGGCATTCAATCAGGCTTTTAAAAATATTATCGAACAAATTAGTCCGGTGAAAGTGGTCTCTCACGATTGGTGGATGTATCAATTAATTACAGCAATTGATGGTTATTTTTATTACGATGAAGAGCCCACCTTGATTTATAGACAGCATCCTCAAGCAGTTGTTGGCGCTAATACCTCAATGGTTTCACGAATTAACAGGGTAAGCATGGTTTTAAAAGGCAGATTTAAAAATTGGAATGATATTAATATTTTAGCTTTGGATCGAATTCGTCATTTAATGAGTACCGAAGCTGTTGAAACATTACATTATTTCAAACTTGCCAGAACGGCCAAATCATTTAAAGATCGGGTAAGACTATTGAACATCAGTGGGGTTTTTAGACAAAGCCGACAAGGTACCGTATCTTTATTTATTGCAGTCATTATTCAAAAGATTTAA
- a CDS encoding trypsin-like serine protease, with the protein MIELNFSERNSQPYNNIGLIKTTWSDGSITLGTCSLVGRNDILTAGHCVFNPDEKGWATGFEFYFGADYNSNTGAFESWISNPTFSKWTANAWTSQIYSDGNNQTMLQSESQFDVALIGIDNPIGDTLGWLELDPGYNGNQAAIAVGYPVGSTGMMMQSASVFNIWDYGIYESLVEVMGAGSSGGPLLVGNSVIGVKSTGTWWADIGNSFVYNTIITELSQNNTLLNSVTTDTSGNDTLVGTSGDDLFDGGAGNDTVIFNFNKSAVTEIGRSSDGNTLMVKSLEGTDTLLNIENLSFLDANLSINEFIAQYTPVPLFSSSASDGTSSYVMPAKYTGPVTFLEYELLGKSTGDVIIGSTGNDFMNLLAGDDAANGGAGNDVLDGGTGSNFLTGGSGNDTIFLDGRGGSITWSTVTDFSVGDQINIWGWNNGVSKQVFAMENQGADGYKGATYHYDLNNDRLIDTSITLTGLALSQIPTGVSKDVAGNGYLFIG; encoded by the coding sequence ATGATTGAGCTTAACTTTAGCGAACGAAATAGTCAGCCATACAACAATATTGGGCTGATAAAGACAACATGGTCTGATGGTTCAATAACTCTGGGTACCTGTAGTCTCGTTGGGCGAAACGACATTTTGACAGCTGGCCATTGTGTATTTAATCCTGATGAAAAAGGATGGGCCACAGGCTTTGAATTTTATTTTGGGGCTGATTACAACTCTAATACCGGAGCGTTCGAATCATGGATTTCAAATCCAACTTTCTCGAAATGGACAGCGAATGCCTGGACATCGCAAATCTATTCTGATGGAAATAACCAGACGATGCTGCAAAGCGAATCCCAGTTTGATGTTGCGTTAATAGGTATTGATAATCCAATTGGCGACACACTGGGTTGGTTGGAATTAGATCCCGGTTATAACGGAAACCAGGCAGCAATAGCGGTTGGTTATCCAGTTGGATCCACCGGGATGATGATGCAATCAGCATCGGTTTTTAACATTTGGGACTACGGTATTTACGAATCACTAGTAGAGGTTATGGGAGCAGGAAGCTCTGGGGGCCCGCTTTTGGTCGGTAATTCTGTTATTGGCGTTAAAAGTACCGGCACATGGTGGGCCGATATTGGTAACTCTTTTGTTTACAATACGATCATTACCGAGTTATCGCAGAATAATACTTTGTTAAACAGCGTCACTACTGATACTTCAGGAAATGATACTTTAGTGGGTACAAGTGGTGATGATTTATTTGATGGTGGTGCTGGCAATGACACCGTAATTTTTAACTTCAATAAGAGTGCTGTTACTGAAATCGGTCGCTCAAGTGACGGCAATACTCTGATGGTCAAGAGCTTGGAAGGTACGGATACCTTGTTGAATATTGAAAACCTGAGTTTTTTGGATGCAAATTTATCGATTAATGAATTTATTGCGCAATACACGCCAGTGCCTCTGTTTTCCTCAAGTGCCAGCGACGGCACGTCGAGTTATGTTATGCCCGCCAAATACACCGGTCCGGTCACTTTTTTAGAGTATGAGTTACTGGGTAAGTCAACCGGGGATGTGATTATCGGATCAACAGGCAATGACTTTATGAACTTACTGGCTGGTGACGATGCCGCCAATGGCGGTGCCGGTAATGACGTGCTTGATGGCGGTACAGGCTCCAACTTTTTGACCGGTGGCAGCGGTAACGATACGATATTTTTGGATGGTCGCGGAGGTTCCATCACCTGGTCAACCGTAACCGACTTTAGTGTGGGTGATCAAATCAATATATGGGGCTGGAATAATGGCGTCAGCAAGCAGGTATTTGCTATGGAAAATCAGGGCGCGGATGGTTATAAAGGTGCCACCTATCATTATGACTTAAATAATGATCGCCTTATTGATACGTCCATCACCTTGACCGGTTTGGCGTTGTCTCAAATACCGACAGGCGTTTCAAAGGATGTGGCGGGCAATGGTTATTTGTTTATAGGTTGA